One genomic segment of Nerophis lumbriciformis linkage group LG20, RoL_Nlum_v2.1, whole genome shotgun sequence includes these proteins:
- the ier5l gene encoding immediate early response gene 5-like protein, whose product MIHTAECPVDAQSLISISLMKIHNSRTQRGGIKLHKNLLVSYVLRNARQLYIKEKYAEIYRMQQYEEVMAVCNEIQELDPLDVDEEEEEEEEQQTRAACCGDEAAHCRVASALPGKDPESCYRSCCVGEQTPADNCNKTTVLDLDTHVVTTVENGYLHQDCRCRDAPQAGQGAQPPVKKRKVDSGACCPCDAEEVCDFSASRKRPKRDEYAYCHPDYTDTSNISNLISIFGSGFSGLLSRQADLEQICGKQALASLGAWTHAIVAF is encoded by the coding sequence ATGATCCACACCGCGGAATGCCCCGTGGACGCGCAGAGCCTGATCTCCATTTCCCTCATGAAGATCCACAACTCCAGGACGCAGCGTGGAGGCATCAAGCTGCACAAAAACCTTCTGGTCTCCTACGTGCTGAGGAACGCGCGGCAGCTTTACATCAAGGAGAAGTACGCCGAGATCTACCGGATGCAGCAGTACGAGGAGGTGATGGCGGTCTGCAACGAGATCCAGGAGCTGGACCCGCTGGACgtggacgaggaggaggaggaggaggaggagcagcaGACGCGGGCGGCTTGCTGCGGCGATGAGGCGGCGCACTGCCGGGTGGCGAGCGCCCTCCCCGGTAAAGACCCGGAGTCCTGCTACCGGAGCTGCTGCGTGGGTGAGCAAACCCCCGCCGACAACTGCAACAAAACCACCGTGTTGGACCTGGACACGCATGTGGTGACGACGGTGGAGAACGGCTACCTCCACCAGGACTGCCGCTGCCGCGACGCGCCGCAGGCCGGCCAGGGCGCGCAGCCGCCCGTCAAGAAGCGGAAGGTGGACTCGGGCGCTTGTTGCCCGTGCGACGCCGAGGAAGTGTGCGACTTTTCCGCCTCGCGCAAGCGGCCGAAGCGCGACGAGTACGCGTACTGCCACCCGGACTACACGGACACCTCCAACATCTCCAACCTCATCTCCATCTTCGGCTCGGGCTTTTCGGGACTGCTGAGCAGGCAGGCGGACTTGGAGCAGATCTGCGGCAAGCAAGCCCTGGCCAGCCTGGGCGCTTGGACCCACGCCATTGTGGCGTTTTGA